The DNA segment TTAGGTCCCAACCAAGCCAAACCCCTAAACTATAGTGGGGGGTATAGCCAACTAACCATAAATCTTTTCTGCCATCGGTAGTACCAGTTTTTAATGCAGCTGTTTTTCTAAAATAGTTTCTGACATTAGGAGCTGTTCCTGGAGGTCTTGAAACACCTGTTAAAACATCAGTTATTAAATAGGCTGTTTCTTCACTCATCACTACCCTTTGTTTCGGTTCGTTTCTATAAATTACCCTGCCATTTCTATCAGTTATTTCTTTAATAAAGTAGGGCTCAGCTAAAATACCTTTATTTGCAAAGGCGGAATAGGCAGCGGTAATTTCAAGGGCAGTAACTTCTCTAGATCCAAGGGCTGCAGCACCTGAGATGTTTTGATATTTTGAAAGCCCCATATTATAAGCAAACCTTTCCCCATTCCTGATACCTACAATCTCTAATAATGACACAACTGCAGGGACATTTAATGATCTTACTAATGATTCCCTTATAGTGACCAGTCCGAAAAAATTGCTAAAAGGATTTTCAGGGGTCCAAAAACCTGTTTTTGAACTAGGATCGGGATATTTTATCGGCTGATCATCTAATACAGAGCCAGGGAATAACAATCTTTGTTCAAAGGCTGGTGCATAAGAAAGGATAGGTTTAATAGTTGAACCAGGCTGTCTAAAAGAAGTAACTGGCCTTAAAACGGCATTTCGATGTGGATGGGCATTTCTACCAGTAACCAAAGCCAAGATTTCTCCTGTTTTTACATCAATAAGGGTGGCACTGGCTTCTTCTTGTTGATTAGGTCCTTCGTATTTAGTTGGGAAATTACTATCGTCATTTATAACACTTTCTGCTACTTTTTGATAATCTAAATTAATTGTAGTTTTAATTGTAAAACCATGGTTATAAACGGCATAATGGGCTTCTTGTGGAGTATAATCGTATAGTTCTATTAGTATTTTTTTTGCTTCCTCAATTGCATACATGAATGGACCCCAATGATAATTTTGATTTACAGTATTTTCCTTTTCTCCTTTAGCTCTTGAAGCTAAGATTAATTCTTCGTTTCTTGCTTCTTCAAACTGTTCTTTGGTAATGTAACCGGCATTGTACATCCGTGATAATACATAGTTTCTTCTATTTATAGCATCTTCTATTCTACCGACACGGGGGTCAAAACGTACCGGCCAATTAGGAATACCGGCAAGAAGGGCCATTTCAGCTAAAGTTAGTTCATCTAAAGTTTTATTAAATAAGGCATCAGCAGCTGCTCCTACACCAAATTCATTAAAACCATATACTACGGCACTATTTAAGTAAAATTCCAGTATTTCTTCTTTGGTATAAAGTTTTTCAATTTTTAATGCGAGATAAAGTTCTTGAATTTTTCTGTCCATTACTTTTCCTTGATGTAAAAAAACTTGT comes from the Anaerobranca gottschalkii DSM 13577 genome and includes:
- a CDS encoding transglycosylase domain-containing protein — encoded protein: MEDKKRPPKKGKVLLKVFKLVLVLSLLIGFLGGGIALGMVVAALQDLPEFNRDRLENPSLPSTVLDRNGAFIGEAYNEKRIRHTFDEFPQDLINAFLATEDRNFFEHPGFDIRGMARAALSNLRGGSISGGSTITQQLAKQVFLHQGKVMDRKIQELYLALKIEKLYTKEEILEFYLNSAVVYGFNEFGVGAAADALFNKTLDELTLAEMALLAGIPNWPVRFDPRVGRIEDAINRRNYVLSRMYNAGYITKEQFEEARNEELILASRAKGEKENTVNQNYHWGPFMYAIEEAKKILIELYDYTPQEAHYAVYNHGFTIKTTINLDYQKVAESVINDDSNFPTKYEGPNQQEEASATLIDVKTGEILALVTGRNAHPHRNAVLRPVTSFRQPGSTIKPILSYAPAFEQRLLFPGSVLDDQPIKYPDPSSKTGFWTPENPFSNFFGLVTIRESLVRSLNVPAVVSLLEIVGIRNGERFAYNMGLSKYQNISGAAALGSREVTALEITAAYSAFANKGILAEPYFIKEITDRNGRVIYRNEPKQRVVMSEETAYLITDVLTGVSRPPGTAPNVRNYFRKTAALKTGTTDGRKDLWLVGYTPHYSLGVWLGWDLNNRGVAAGQPWISTIWGKIMEGVHKNIPDTPFEKPNNIVEIPISIKSGKLPSPLTPEEYIRTDLFIRGYEPVEMCDAFVEVTVCRVSGKLASDSCPPHHRQTKIMLAPRDYRVTTDIWSRGPGRRAKDVDLMAPTEVCDMHEGDGNIPLPRNLTAELTPQGIKLKWDAPSDLLGFNIYRKTPDSNFVLLNNIPLNVKEYLDKDVDKDVEYSYYVTGLTSDGTETRGSNTIKITLPSSVQRVTNFKLEFRNNRVEISWEPAFNATNYRIFRSTEENSGFTEIHSTSNLFYLDTNIEKGKTYYYYIVAEGASPSPTKSIQIPKNNGNGNGN